A window of the Dasypus novemcinctus isolate mDasNov1 chromosome 15, mDasNov1.1.hap2, whole genome shotgun sequence genome harbors these coding sequences:
- the LOC139436515 gene encoding olfactory receptor 14I1-like has protein sequence MSNLTIITQFILMNISSSRELQVVQGLLFLVIYLGAWTGNLLTITVIVTSPSLHSPMYFFIGDLSLIDLCYISVTVPKLVVNSLSGYKSISFTASAAQIFLFILFASTELSFLVVMSYDRYVAICHPLHYGLTITPHVCTQAAGGSWASGLVNSTIHTGILFKLPFTGSNVIFQYFCDVSQILRISSLDVCFSEHVFLAMNVCMGFTCSALLFLSYVRIFSMVLSMHSMEARNKALSTCTPQLAVLLIFTISGIIAALGPIADKASLSLLTGMFYTMVPPFINPLI, from the coding sequence ATGAGCAACCTCACCATCATCACACAGTTCATCCTCATGAATATCTCAAGCTCCCGGGAGCTGCAAGTTGTGCAAGGTCTGCTGTTCTTAGTGATTTATCTGGGAGCATGGACTGGGAATCTTCTGACTATTACTGTCATAGTGACCAGCCCAAGTCTACACTctccaatgtatttctttataggCGATTTATCTCTGATAGATCTTTGCTACATTTCAGTTACGGTTCCCAAATTGGTTGTGAATTCTCTGTCAGGCTATAAATCAATTTCTTTCACAGCAAGTGCTGCTCAAATTTTCCTGTTTATCCTCTTTGCATCCACAGAGCtttccttccttgtggtgatgtcctatgatcgatatgttgccatttgccaccctctgcactacggactcaccatcaccccacatgtgtgcacacaggcagctggtggctcCTGGGCAAGTGGGTTGGTCAATTCTACCATCCATACAGGAATCTTATTCAAGCTTCCCTTCACAGGGTCGAATGTAATCTTTCAGTATTTCTGTGATGTAtctcaaattttgaggatctcaTCTTTAGACGTTTGTTTTTCTGAGCATGTTTTCCTAGCTATGAATGTATGCATGGGCTTCACTTgttctgctttgttgtttctatCATACGTTCGTATATTTTCAATGGTGCTTAGCATGCATTCCATGGAAGCCCGGAATAAAGCCTTATCCACCTGCACTCCACAGTTGGCAGTCCTACTTATATTTACGATTTCTGGAATTATTGCTGCCTTAGGTCCCATTGCAGATAAAGCATCTCTTAGTCTGCTCACAGGCATGTTCTACACCATGGTGCCCCCGTTCATAAACCCCCTCATCTAG